A stretch of DNA from Streptomyces xanthii:
GCCCCGCAGATCCTCGGACTCTGCGAGCGGGAACTCGGCGACGACCTCGGCCCAGGCGCCTGGATGCGGGTCAGCGGAGCGCGCGAGGCCATTCAGGAGCGCACGGCGGCGCTGCGCACGCTCGCACGGCACGACGACGACCCGTCCTCCGCCGTCACCGTGCCGCGACCGCGCGACGTGCCGAAGACCCGGGAGGCCACCGAGCTGCGCCTGCGGGACGCGATGAAAGCCCGGGCCGCCGATCTGGAACCGCCGGTCCCCGCCCCGACCAAGGTCGCGAAGCCGCCGGTGCCGCCCGAACCGAAGGGCCCGGGGCGTACGGGTGGCGTCGTCGCCGTCCACCTGTTCAAGCTCGCGCTCGCGGCGATCGTCCTCTTCATCGCCTCGGCCAATCCGATCATGACCGAGACATGGACCAGCGACTCCACGGGACAGCAGGTCTCCCAGGTGACGGGGTCCTTCGACTGGGCGGACCCCTGGCGGTCGTACGCCAGCGGCATCCCCGGCGTGACCTCGGACTGGGCGGTCGTACCGGTCGGCGTCCTCGGCACGGCCGTACTGATCGTGTGCGGCCTGCTGTATCTGCTGCGGCTGTCCTCGGACTCCGACTACCGGGCCTGGTCCGGCGTGGCGGCGGCCGGCGCGGCCATCTGGACCGTCGTCCTGACGCTCATGGGAATCTTCCTGATCGTCATGACGCTCGGGGTGACGATCGACGACGACAACCCCGCGTACGACATCCGGTCCGTGCTCGAACCCGGGGGCTGGATGGTGCTCCTCGCCAACGTCCTCGCGGCCGAGGCGATCTGGCACACGTCCAACCGCCTCGACGCGCTCAGCAAGGCCGCCTGACCCCGTCCACGAACGCGGCCCACGCCGCGGCCCCGATCACGACGACGTCCCCGCCCGCGACCTTGGAGTCCCGGACGGGGACGACGCCGGGGACTCCGTCGGCGACCTCCAGGCAGTCGCCGCCGTTCCCGTCGCTGTACGTGGATTTCCTCCAGCGGGCGGCGCCCTCGAAGTCGTACGCCACTTCGACGCAGTTGCCGCCGTCGCCGTCGCTGTAGGTGGACTTGCGCCAGTGGGCACCGGTCAGGTCGTACTCGCGCATCGCTCGTAGTCCTCCGCCGCCGATTCGATCAGGGCCAGGGACGCCTCCGGCGGTAGCGCGGCGACCCTGAGCAGATCGTAAGCCGCCCGTGTCCGCTTCACTACTGCCGGATCGTCCAGCAGGTTCCCCGAATACACCGCCTCTGTATAGGCGGTTGGGGGAGCGTCCGCGAACTCCATGAGCCGCAGCGACTTGCCCATCTGGGCATGCGCGCCGGCCGTGTACGGCAGTACGAGCACCAGCGCGTGGCGCTCACGGGACAGCATGGTGAGCTGCCGCAGTTGCCGGGCCATGACGGCCGGGCCCCCGACCGGCACGCGCAGGGCTGTCTCGTGCAAGATCGCCCAGTACAGGGGGCGGGTCTCACCCCGGAGGAGTTGGGCGCGTTCCAGCCGAGCCGCGACGATCTCCTCGATGTGCCCCTCGGGGGCGAAGGGATTACTGGCGAGGGTGATCGCCCGGGCGTACTCGGCAGTCTGGAGGAGACCGGGGATGACGAACGGCTCGAAGTCGCAGAGCACGGTCGCCAGCCTCTCCAGCTCTGCGGCGGCGGCGAAATACTCCGCATACCGGCGATCATCGATGAGCTGGCGCCACATCCGCTCGAAAATACCGTCGGTTTGCAGCGCCTCGTCAATCCTCTGGGCTACGTCCAACTGCGGCTTGCGAATTGCCTGTTCGAACTGTCCGATGTAGCCGCCGGAAACGAATACGCGTAAGCCCAACTCCACTTGGGTCAGACCGGCGTCCTCGCGGCGCCGCTTCAGTTCGAGTCCGAAGAACTCCCACGCCGCTTGTCGCGAACCATTGGCCATGGCCAACCCCCAGGTGCAGCCCCGCAGTTGTAGTGCACAGAGCCTTCCCCACTGTAGAGACGCGACGCCACCGTTGAGGTGCGAAGCGTGAAATCGAATCGGGAAGGGGAGCCACGTGAAGGGCAACGGGAACCATGCCGCGCGGTGCGTGGAGGAAGCCGAGGAAACGGTGGAGAATGTGCGAGCCGCACTCGCGAGGGTCGGAATTGTGCTGCCGTCGCTGGGCCTGGATCCCGGGTCAATCGCACGGAGTGCCCCGTGTCCATTGGTGGAATTGGGGCGTTGTTCGGTTGACGCGGCGTCCCGTCTCGCCGCCGTCCTCCTCGCAAGCCCGGACGACAGGAGCGCAGCGCGATGAAGCCACCGATCGGTTCGTACGCGGTCGACACGAGCACCGGTCAGGTGGGACGGGTGATGGGGCACGAGGGCCCGTACGTACAGCTGCGGCCGTACGGGGGCGGGCGGGAGTGGGACTGTCCGCCCGAGGTGCTGCGGGAGGCGACGACCCACGAGCGCCTGCGGGCGGCGACGACGTACGCGAACCGGCGCAGCCGGGGCGAGGTCCCCTAGGGCCGGCCCTAGGTCACCGGGTCCTCCGCAGGAGCACGCAGGCGGTGGCGGCGAGGGCCGCCGAGGCGGCGCACACCGGTACCGCGCCCCAGGTGAACCAGAGCGCCCCGAGCAGGGCGACACCGAGGGAACCGGCGGCCTGCTGAGCGGTGTTGAGCAGCCCGGAGGCGGCACCGGCGGAGGTGGGCGCGACGCGGGACAGGGCGGCGCCGATGAGGGGCGGGAGCAGCAGACCGTTGCCGAGGCCGTTGAGGGCGAGCGCGGGGAGGAGGGCCGCGGCTCCGGGGCTGTCGGACAGGGCGAGCAGGCCGGCGAGCAGGGTCAGGCCGGCGAGGACGAGCACGCCGCCCAGCAGGGGGGAGCGCGACCCGAACCGTGCGGTGAGCCGCCCGCTCGCCAGTGCTCCGGCGCTGAAGAGGACGGCCTGCGGAAGGAACACGAGCGCGGCGGTGAACGGGCCGAGCCCCAGGTCGGACTGGAGCAGCAGGGCCAGGGCGAACATGTAGCCGCCGAAGTAGGTCTGGAAGAGGCCGACGGCGACGAGTAGCGTCACGTAGGGGCGGTTGCGGAGCAGGGCGGGGTCGAGGACCGGTTCGCCGCCGCGTGCCCGCAGGGCCCGCTGCCGGCGCCAGGTCGCCCAGCCGGCCGGGACGGCGGCCGCCAGGCAGAGCCAGGTCCACACCGGCCAGCCCGCCTCGCGGCCGAGGGTCGCCGGGATCAGCAGCAGGGCCAGGAAGAGCGTGACGCCGAGCGCGCCCGGACCGTCGAACCCGCGCCGGGCACCGGACAGGGCGGGCAGCGCGCGGAAGGCGAGCAGGGCCGCGGCGGCGCCCACGGGGACGTTGACGAGGAACACGCTGCGCCAGCCGAGCCCGAACACGTCCGCCTGCAGCAGCACCCCGCCGAGCAGTTGCCCCGCGATCGAGCCGAGCCCGGCCGTCGCCCCGTACCAGGCGGTGGCCCGGCCGCGATGTTCGGCGGGGTAGCGGGCCGTCACCAGGGACAGCACCTGCGGCACCATCACCGCGGCGGCGAGCCCCTGCGCGAGGCGCGCGGCGACCAACTGGCCCGCGTCCTGGGCGAGCCCGCACAGCAGGGACGTCACGGTGAAGGCGAGCATGCCGGTCACGAACATCCGCCGGTACCCGAAGCGGTCGCCCAGCCGGCCGCCGGTGATCAGACCGGCCGCGTACGCCAGGGCGTAACCGGCGACGACGAGTTCGAGCGCGGCGTCGCTCGCGCGCAGGTCGGTGCGGAGCGCCTCCGTCGCGACGTTCACCACGAACAGGTCGAAGCTCGCCATGAACGTCGCGGTGAGGGCGACCGCGAGCATCCTGCGGTCGGCGGGGGAGGGCCGCGCGGCAGCCGCCTCCGTCGCTGTCTTCGTCGGTGTCTTCGCTTCCTCGGTCATGTCGGCCATGAGGTACATCGATATCATCGACATTGAATATCCATCAAGTGGTCCGAGCGGTAGTCTCGGGGCCATGAAGCTGTCGCAAGGGGTCGAGTGGGCGCTGCACTGCTGCGTTCTGCTCGTGCAGGCGGAGCCGGGGGCGGCCGTGCCCCGCACCACCCTCGCCGGGTACTACGGGCTGCCGGACGCGTACCTCGCCAAGCACCTCAAGTCGCTGGCCGCGGCAGGGGTGCTGATCGCCACGTCCGGGCCGCGCGGAGGGTTCCGGCTGGCCCGCGACCCGAAGGACATCACGGTGCTCGACGTCGTCGAGGCGGTCGAGGGCTCGGCCCCGCCGTTCGTCTGCACCGAGATCCGGCAGCGGGGCGCGTGCGCGGTACCGGCCGACCGGTGCGAGGGGCCCTGTGGGGTCGCGCAGGTCATGTACGACGCGGACCGTGCCTGGCGCGACTCGCTCCGGTCCGCCACGGTCGCCGGCCTCAGCGACTCGCTCCCGGCCGCGCTGCACGAGCGGGCCCGGGCCTGGCTGAAGAACCCGTCGGCCCCGCTGCCGCCCTTCGCGTGAAGGCAGAATGGACACATGACTTCCCCGTTCCGTGACGACAGCGCCCGAGGCGGCGCGCGATGAGTCTTTTCCGTGACGACGGGATCGTTCTGCGCACCCAGAAGCTCGGTGAGGCCGACCGGATCATGCTGTTTTCTTCCGGGGGGCGACCCCCGTACCCCCGGCCGGACATGCGTGGGGGCGCGCGATGAGTCTTTTCCGTGACGACGGGATCGTTCTGCGCACCCAGAAGCTCGGTGAAGCCGACCGGATCATCACGCTGCTCACGCGGGGGCACGGCCGGGTGCGGGCCGTGGCTCGGGGGGTGCGGCGGACCAAGTCGAAGTTCGGGGCGCGGCTCGAACCCTTCTCGCACGTGGACGTGCAGTTCTTCGCGCGGGGCAGCGAACTGATCGGGCGCGGGCTGCCGCTGTGCACGCAGAGCGAGACCATCGCCGCGTACGGTGGCGGGATCGTCAGCGACTACGCCCGGTACACCGCCGGGACGGCCATGCTGGAGACGGCCGAGCGGTTCACCGATCATGAGGGCGAGCCCGCGGTGCAGCAGTACCTGCTGCTCGTCGGCGCCCTGCGCACCCTCGCCCGCGGCGAGCACGAGCCGCACCTCATCCTCGACGCCTTCCTGCTCCGCTCCCTCGCCGTGAACGGGTACGCGCCGAGTTTCGGGGACTGCGCGCGGTGCGGAATGCCCGGTCCCAACCGGTTCTTCTCGGTCGGCGCCGGCGGCTCGGTTTGCGTCGACTGCCGGGTACCGGGCAGCGTCGTACCCTCACCCCAGGCCCTCGACCTGCTCGGTGCGCTGCTGACCGGCGACTGGGAGACCGCGGACGCGTGCGAGGCACGGTTCGTGCGCGAGGGCAGCGGGCTGGTGTCGGCGTACCTGCACTGGCACCTGGAGCGCGGTCTGCGCTCGTTGCGTTACGTAGAGAAAAGCTGAAGCTGAGCTAGGGGAGAGGCCCGGAACATGGCACGTCGAGGAATCCTCGGACGGTCCCGTCGTGAGTACAAGACGCCCGAACCGCACCCGTCGGGCGCGCGGCCGCCGAAGATCCCGGGCGAGCTGGTGCCCGAGCACGTGGCCATCGTCATGGACGGCAACGGGCGCTGGGCCAAGGAGCGCGGGCTGCCCCGCACCGAGGGCCACAAGGTCGGCGCCGAGCGCGTCCTCGACGTCCTCCAGGGCGCCGTCGAGCTGGGCGTCGGCGCGATCTCGCTCTACGCGTTCTCCACGGAGAACTGGAAGCGTTCCCCGGACGAGGTGAAGTTCCTCATGAACTTCAACCGGGACTTCATCCGCAAGACCCGCGACCAGCTCGACGAACTCGGCATCCGGGTGCGCTGGGTGGGCCGCATGCCCAAGCTGTGGAAGTCGGTCGCCAAGGAGCTGGAGATCTCCCAGGAGCAGACCAAGGGCAACGACAAGCTGACCCTCTACTTCTGCATGAACTACGGCGGCCGCGCCGAGATCGCCGACGCCGCGCAGGCCATCGCCGAGGACGTGAAGGCGGGCCGGCTCGACCCGTCGAAGGTCAGCGAGAAGACGTTCGCGAAGTACCTCTACTACCCGGACATGCCGGACGTCGACCTGTTCCTGCGCCCCAGCGGCGAGCAGCGCACGTCCAACTACCTGCTGTGGCAGAGCGCTTACGCCGAGATGGTCTTCCAGGACGTCCTGTGGCCCGACTTCGACCGCCGCGACCTGTGGCGTGCCTGCGTCGAATACGCCTCCCGCGACCGCCGCTTCGGTGGGGCGACGCCCAACGAGGTGCTGCTTCAGCTGGAAGCCGGCGGTAAGTAGTCACCAGCGCCCCTGGAATGCGACCCGAAGGGTCTGCATTTCAGGGGCGCGGGGAACTGCGCGAGAAGCCCCACCGGGCCGCAGCCGCGGAACCGGCCGACGTCACCCCGCGGTGGCGGCACCCGCACACTCGGAACACGTGCCGAAGATCTCCACCGTGTGCGCCACGTTCACGTAGCCGTGTTCGGAGGCGATGGACTCGGCCCACTTCTCGACGGCCGGGCCCTCCACCTCGACGGCCTTGCCGCAGACGCGGCACACCAGGTGGTGATGGTGGTCGCCGCTGGAGCAGCGGCGGTAGACCGCCTCGCCCTCCGTCGTGCGCAGCACGTCGACCTCGCCCGCGTCCGCGAGGGACTGCAGGGTGCGGTAGACCGTCGTCAGGCCCACCGAGTCGCCCTTGTGCTTGAGCACGTCGTGCAGCTCCTGGGCGCTGCGGAACTCGTCCACCTCGTCGAGCGCCGCCGCCACGGCCGCGCGCTGGCGGGTCGACCTGCCTCGAACCGGGGCTGCCACGGGTTCCTCCTCACGTCCCTGCCACCTGCGTACCGCCGCCATTGTGCCAGGCGGCGGCGCGCGCGGGTCAGACCTTCTCGGGCGCCTGCGCGGGGATCGCGCACTCCGCCGGATCCCCGGCGACCGCTCCCGCCGCACGTGCCCGGCGCCGCGCCAGCGGCGTCGCGAGCAGCGTCAGCGCGATGAACACCGCGATGGTCAGCAGGACAATTGTCGCGCCGGGCGGCACGTCCTGGTAGTACGAGGTCACGGTGCCGCCGAGCGTCACGACGACGCCGATCGCGACCGCGATGACGAACGTCGCCTTGAAGCTGCGGGTCAGCTGCTGCGCGGCGGCGACCGGCACCACCATCAGCGCCGACACCAGGAGCAGGCCCACGACGCGCATCGCGACGGTGACCGTGACGGCCGCCGTGATCGCGATGAGCAGGTTCAGGGCGCGCACCGGCAGGCCCGTGACCCGCGCGAACTCCTCGTCCTGGCTCACCGCGAACAGCTGCCGGCGCAGGCCCACCGTCACCAGGATCACGAACGCCGCGAGGATCACGATGGCGGTCACGTCGGACGGGGAGACCGTGGTGAGCGAGCCGAACAGGTAGGAGCCGAGGTTGGCCGTGGAGCCGCCCGGCGCCAGGTTGATCAGCATCACGCCGCCGGCCATGCCGCCGTAGAACAGCATGGCGAGCGCGATGTCGCCGCGCGTCTTCCCGTACCAGCGGATCAGCTCCATGACCAGCGCGCCCAGCGCGGACACGGCCATCGCCATCCACACCGGGGAGGTGGACAGGAGGAAGCCGAGGCCGACGCCGGTCATCGCGACGTGGCCGATGCCGTCGCCCATGAGGGCCTGGCGGCGCTGGACCAGGTAGATGCCGATCGCGGGGGCCGTGATGCCGATGAGGACGGCGGCGAGCAGCGCCCGCTGCATGAAGGCGAAGTCGAGGAGTTCCATCAGCTCAGCAGTCCTGTACGGATCGGTTCGGCGTCCGCGGCGGTGTGCGGGTGGACGTGGTCGTGGCCGGGCAGCGCGTGCTGGCCGACGGCCTTCGGGGGCGGCCCGTCGTGCAGGACGCAGCCGTCGCGGAGCACGACGGCCCGGTCGATCAGCGGCTCCAGCGGGCCCAGTTCGTGCAGGACGAGCAGTACGGTGGCGCCCGCGGCGACCTGCTCGCGCAGGGTGGCCGCGAGGACCTCCTGGCTGGCCAGGTCGACGCCGGCCATCGGCTCGTCCATGATCAGCAGCTCGGGTTCGGCGGCGAGGGCGCGGGCGATGAGCACCCGCTGGTGCTGGCCGCCCGACAGCGCGTTCACCGAGTCCTTGGCCCGGTCGGTCATCCCGACCAGGTCCAGGGCGCGGGCCACCGCCTCGCGGTCGGCCTTGCGCATCAGGCCGAAGCGGGTCCGCGACAGCCGGCCGGAGGCGACGACCTCGGCGACGGTCGCCGGGACCCCGCCCGCCGCCGTCGTGCGCTGCGGCACGTACCCGACGCGCGCCCACTGGCGGAACCGGCGCCGCGCCGTGCCGAACAGCTCGATCGTGCCGCCGGTGAGCGGCACCTGCCCGATGATGCTGCGCACGGCCGTGGACTTGCCCGAGCCGTTGGCCCCGAGCAGCGCCACGACCTCGCCGCGGCGCACGGTCAGGTCGATGCCGCGCAGCACGGGGCGCGCGCCGAGCTCGGCCGTCACCCCGCGCAGAGCGATGACGGGGGCCTCGCTGTCGTTCGCGCTCATCTCGCTGCCACCCTTCGCGTCACTGGTCCCGTACGTCACTTGGCGCCGAGCGCCTTCTGCAGGGCGGCCAGGTTCGACTCCATGACCTGCACGTAGTCCTCGCCCTTGGACTTCTTCGTGATGCCCTCGAGCGGGTCGAGCACGTCCGTCCTCAGGTGCGCGTCGCCGGCCAGGGTCTTCGCCGTCTTGTCGCTGACGAGGGTCTCGTAGAAGACGGTCGTGACGCCGTCGGCCTTCGCCATCTTCTGGAGGTCCTTGACGCGGGCCGCGCTGGGCTCGCTCTCCGGGTCGAGGCCGCTGATGGCCTCCTCGGTGAGGCCGTAGCGCTCGGCGAGGTAGCCGAAGGCGGCGTGCGTGGTGATGAAGACCTTGGAGTCCGTGTTCTTCAGGCCGTCCTTGAACTTCTGGTCGAGCTTGCCGAGGTCGGCGACCAGCGCGGCGGTGTTCTTCTTGTAGTCGGCCGCGTGGTCCGGGTCGGCCTTCTCCAGCGCCTTGCCGACGCCCTGGGCGACCTCCGCGTACTTCACGGGGTCGAGCCAGATGTGCGGGTCGGAGCCTTCCTCGCCGCCGTGGTCGTGCCCCTCGTGCTCCCCGTGCTCGTCGTGCTCCTCGGCGTGGCCGCCGACCTCGGAGCCGTGCTTCTCCAGGGAGGTGAGCGACGCGGCGTCGACCTTGGTCTTGATCCCGGACTGGCTGATCGCCTCGTCGACGGAGGGCTGCAGGCCCTTGAGGTAGAGCGCGACGCCGGCCTGCTCGATCCGGCCGCGCTGCTGGGCGCTGACCTCGAGGTCGTGCGGCTCCTGGCCCGGCTCGGTCAGGTTGGTGACGCTGACGTGCTCGCCGCCGATCCGCTCGGCGAGGAACTGCATCGGATAGAACGACGCGACGACGTCCAGCTTGCCGTCGCTGTTCTTCCCGTCCGCTGCGCTCGTCGCGGAGCACGCGGACAGGGCGGTCAGACCGAGGACGGTCGTCGCGGCGACGGCGGTGGTGGATATGAGTCGGCGGCCGGAGAGCCGGGGCAGGCGTACGTTCATGACAGTCATTTTCAACAAAACTGGAAACGATTGTCAACAAGCTCTCGTCGAGACCTTCGTCCCACTCTGTGGTGACTCCGGACCCGGAACCGATTTGGTTCGGGGGGTGGCCGCGCCGGTAACCTGAAGCATTCGCTCCCGGAGTGCGTATCCAGCGCACTCGCCGTCGTCGTAATGAAGAGAGCACCGTGGCCGCCGACAAGATCGAAACCATCGTCAGCCTCAGCAAGCGCCGTGGCTTCGTCTACCCCTGCAGCGAGATCTACGGCGGTCAGCGTGCCGCCTGGGACTACGGACCGCTGGGCGTGGAGCTGAAGGAGAACCTCAAGCGTCAGTGGTGGCGCTACATGGTCACCTCGCGCGAGGACGTCGTCGGTATCGACTCGTCCGTGATCCTGGCGACCGAGGTCTGGCAGGCCTCCGGTCACGTCGCCACGTTCACCGACCCGCTCACCGAGTGCACCTCCTGTCACAAGCGTTACCGCGCCGACCACTTGGAAGAGGCGTACGAGGAGAAGAAGGGCCGTCTCCCCGAGAACGGCCTCGCGGACATCAACTGCCCGAACTGCGGTACCAAGGGCGCCTTCACCGAGCCCAAGCAGTTCTCGGGTCTGCTCGCCACGCACCTCGGCCCGACGCAGGACAGCGGCTCCGTCGCCTACCTGCGCCCCGAGACCGCGCAGGGCATCTTCACCAACTTCAGCCAGGTGCAGACGACTTCCCGCCGCAAGCCGCCCTTCGGCATCGCGCAGATGGGCAAGTCGTTCCGCAACGAGATCACGCCCGGCAACTTCATCTTCCGCACCCGCGAGTTCGAGCAGATGGAGATGGAATTCTTCGTCAAGCCCGGCGAGGACGAGCAGTGGCAGGAGTACTGGATGGAGCAGCGCTGGAACTGGTACACCGGCCTGGGCCTGCGCGAGGAGAACATGCGGTGGTTCGAGCACCCGAAGGAGAAGCTCTCCCACTACTCGAAGCGCACCGCTGACATCGAGTACCGCTTCCGCTTCGGCGGCAGCGAGTGGGGCGAGCTCGAGGGCGTCGCCA
This window harbors:
- a CDS encoding Fur family transcriptional regulator, which produces MAAVRRWQGREEEPVAAPVRGRSTRQRAAVAAALDEVDEFRSAQELHDVLKHKGDSVGLTTVYRTLQSLADAGEVDVLRTTEGEAVYRRCSSGDHHHHLVCRVCGKAVEVEGPAVEKWAESIASEHGYVNVAHTVEIFGTCSECAGAATAG
- a CDS encoding serine/threonine protein kinase produces the protein MPKAAFRFTALQAQDPAELGDFRPVARLGEGGMGQVFIAFSPGGHPAAVKVIRPEFARDAEFGERFEREVRAAQKVRGAHLAPLLDADPHAEQPWLATGFVAGPTLRDLVTERGPLPAPQVLLLAWGIAHALADIHTAHVVHRDLKPGNIMLDETGPKVIDFGIVKSLTQSVTYSSHSTRVGTPLYMSPEQAMGRAVGEPSDIFALGSTLYFLATGQEAFGAENEWGVAHRIVADDPDLSAIRSAPLRDLLTACLDKEPAERPPAPQILGLCERELGDDLGPGAWMRVSGAREAIQERTAALRTLARHDDDPSSAVTVPRPRDVPKTREATELRLRDAMKARAADLEPPVPAPTKVAKPPVPPEPKGPGRTGGVVAVHLFKLALAAIVLFIASANPIMTETWTSDSTGQQVSQVTGSFDWADPWRSYASGIPGVTSDWAVVPVGVLGTAVLIVCGLLYLLRLSSDSDYRAWSGVAAAGAAIWTVVLTLMGIFLIVMTLGVTIDDDNPAYDIRSVLEPGGWMVLLANVLAAEAIWHTSNRLDALSKAA
- a CDS encoding glycine--tRNA ligase, which translates into the protein MAADKIETIVSLSKRRGFVYPCSEIYGGQRAAWDYGPLGVELKENLKRQWWRYMVTSREDVVGIDSSVILATEVWQASGHVATFTDPLTECTSCHKRYRADHLEEAYEEKKGRLPENGLADINCPNCGTKGAFTEPKQFSGLLATHLGPTQDSGSVAYLRPETAQGIFTNFSQVQTTSRRKPPFGIAQMGKSFRNEITPGNFIFRTREFEQMEMEFFVKPGEDEQWQEYWMEQRWNWYTGLGLREENMRWFEHPKEKLSHYSKRTADIEYRFRFGGSEWGELEGVANRTDYDLSAHSKASGQDLSYYDQEKGERYTPYVIEPAAGVGRTMLAFMLDSYFEDEAPNAKGKMEKRTVMRFDPRIAPVKVAVLPLSRNPELSPKAKGLAAALRQHWNIEFDDAGAIGRRYRRQDEIGTPFCVTVDFDTLDDNAVTVRERDTMKQERVSLDQIEGYLAARLIGC
- a CDS encoding metal ABC transporter permease, with the translated sequence MELLDFAFMQRALLAAVLIGITAPAIGIYLVQRRQALMGDGIGHVAMTGVGLGFLLSTSPVWMAMAVSALGALVMELIRWYGKTRGDIALAMLFYGGMAGGVMLINLAPGGSTANLGSYLFGSLTTVSPSDVTAIVILAAFVILVTVGLRRQLFAVSQDEEFARVTGLPVRALNLLIAITAAVTVTVAMRVVGLLLVSALMVVPVAAAQQLTRSFKATFVIAVAIGVVVTLGGTVTSYYQDVPPGATIVLLTIAVFIALTLLATPLARRRARAAGAVAGDPAECAIPAQAPEKV
- a CDS encoding metal ABC transporter substrate-binding protein yields the protein MNVRLPRLSGRRLISTTAVAATTVLGLTALSACSATSAADGKNSDGKLDVVASFYPMQFLAERIGGEHVSVTNLTEPGQEPHDLEVSAQQRGRIEQAGVALYLKGLQPSVDEAISQSGIKTKVDAASLTSLEKHGSEVGGHAEEHDEHGEHEGHDHGGEEGSDPHIWLDPVKYAEVAQGVGKALEKADPDHAADYKKNTAALVADLGKLDQKFKDGLKNTDSKVFITTHAAFGYLAERYGLTEEAISGLDPESEPSAARVKDLQKMAKADGVTTVFYETLVSDKTAKTLAGDAHLRTDVLDPLEGITKKSKGEDYVQVMESNLAALQKALGAK
- a CDS encoding DUF397 domain-containing protein produces the protein MREYDLTGAHWRKSTYSDGDGGNCVEVAYDFEGAARWRKSTYSDGNGGDCLEVADGVPGVVPVRDSKVAGGDVVVIGAAAWAAFVDGVRRPC
- the recO gene encoding DNA repair protein RecO, with product MSLFRDDGIVLRTQKLGEADRIITLLTRGHGRVRAVARGVRRTKSKFGARLEPFSHVDVQFFARGSELIGRGLPLCTQSETIAAYGGGIVSDYARYTAGTAMLETAERFTDHEGEPAVQQYLLLVGALRTLARGEHEPHLILDAFLLRSLAVNGYAPSFGDCARCGMPGPNRFFSVGAGGSVCVDCRVPGSVVPSPQALDLLGALLTGDWETADACEARFVREGSGLVSAYLHWHLERGLRSLRYVEKS
- a CDS encoding MFS transporter, with product MSMISMYLMADMTEEAKTPTKTATEAAAARPSPADRRMLAVALTATFMASFDLFVVNVATEALRTDLRASDAALELVVAGYALAYAAGLITGGRLGDRFGYRRMFVTGMLAFTVTSLLCGLAQDAGQLVAARLAQGLAAAVMVPQVLSLVTARYPAEHRGRATAWYGATAGLGSIAGQLLGGVLLQADVFGLGWRSVFLVNVPVGAAAALLAFRALPALSGARRGFDGPGALGVTLFLALLLIPATLGREAGWPVWTWLCLAAAVPAGWATWRRQRALRARGGEPVLDPALLRNRPYVTLLVAVGLFQTYFGGYMFALALLLQSDLGLGPFTAALVFLPQAVLFSAGALASGRLTARFGSRSPLLGGVLVLAGLTLLAGLLALSDSPGAAALLPALALNGLGNGLLLPPLIGAALSRVAPTSAGAASGLLNTAQQAAGSLGVALLGALWFTWGAVPVCAASAALAATACVLLRRTR
- a CDS encoding isoprenyl transferase, translating into MARRGILGRSRREYKTPEPHPSGARPPKIPGELVPEHVAIVMDGNGRWAKERGLPRTEGHKVGAERVLDVLQGAVELGVGAISLYAFSTENWKRSPDEVKFLMNFNRDFIRKTRDQLDELGIRVRWVGRMPKLWKSVAKELEISQEQTKGNDKLTLYFCMNYGGRAEIADAAQAIAEDVKAGRLDPSKVSEKTFAKYLYYPDMPDVDLFLRPSGEQRTSNYLLWQSAYAEMVFQDVLWPDFDRRDLWRACVEYASRDRRFGGATPNEVLLQLEAGGK
- a CDS encoding helix-turn-helix domain-containing protein — translated: MANGSRQAAWEFFGLELKRRREDAGLTQVELGLRVFVSGGYIGQFEQAIRKPQLDVAQRIDEALQTDGIFERMWRQLIDDRRYAEYFAAAAELERLATVLCDFEPFVIPGLLQTAEYARAITLASNPFAPEGHIEEIVAARLERAQLLRGETRPLYWAILHETALRVPVGGPAVMARQLRQLTMLSRERHALVLVLPYTAGAHAQMGKSLRLMEFADAPPTAYTEAVYSGNLLDDPAVVKRTRAAYDLLRVAALPPEASLALIESAAEDYERCASTT
- a CDS encoding metal ABC transporter ATP-binding protein gives rise to the protein MSANDSEAPVIALRGVTAELGARPVLRGIDLTVRRGEVVALLGANGSGKSTAVRSIIGQVPLTGGTIELFGTARRRFRQWARVGYVPQRTTAAGGVPATVAEVVASGRLSRTRFGLMRKADREAVARALDLVGMTDRAKDSVNALSGGQHQRVLIARALAAEPELLIMDEPMAGVDLASQEVLAATLREQVAAGATVLLVLHELGPLEPLIDRAVVLRDGCVLHDGPPPKAVGQHALPGHDHVHPHTAADAEPIRTGLLS
- a CDS encoding RrF2 family transcriptional regulator, whose protein sequence is MKLSQGVEWALHCCVLLVQAEPGAAVPRTTLAGYYGLPDAYLAKHLKSLAAAGVLIATSGPRGGFRLARDPKDITVLDVVEAVEGSAPPFVCTEIRQRGACAVPADRCEGPCGVAQVMYDADRAWRDSLRSATVAGLSDSLPAALHERARAWLKNPSAPLPPFA